In Pedobacter heparinus DSM 2366, the following are encoded in one genomic region:
- a CDS encoding AsmA-like C-terminal region-containing protein produces the protein MPRWSKITLIVFAAIIGLVLLIYVALAVYVNANKKSLLITVTERLNKNLNGKMTIESMDPTFLKGFPGVSLSLRNVVLRDSLWNLHRHNLLEAKDFDIAVNIMGLLRGAIDIEKVGINNATIYLFTDSNGYTNTAVFKKNKQQKQTNERGSSPAEIRKITLNNVDFVVNNQKGHKLFQFVVDELKAKVDYKLLGGWEADLKLKLLAKSLAFNTRRGSFIKDKLLEGPFKINYDDNSGIVTVAPNKLNIGTDPFIIGAKFDTSKENTEFTINIEAPAILWRNASALLAPNITSKLNMFNLDRPIYAKCLLKGNMGPGGDPLIYVEAIVKDNVLTTPGGVVDKCNFNGVFTNNYVKGNDFTDANSAIKLYNFKGNYKEIPFSIDTAFVVNLDKPIASGIFKSQFDISKLNNVVGDETLKFGKGTANVNLAYSADIVNFKLTKPLVSGSIDIKNADVSYVPRKLRFNNTAILLNFTNNDLFIKNIRLQSGKSIVFMDGSIRNFLNLYYTAPEKILLNWKVRSPEIHLGEFIGFLGSRKPARVVKKRNAGKSTFSEDLNEVFEKSNVNMNVSVDKVYYNKFLATNANADLLLSELGIAIKNVSVRHAGGLLKLNGNISQKGSINRFTINTTLSNVDIRNFFYSFDNFGLKSLTSQNLRGFLNSRTNISGGITDQGKLVANSMSGSVIFDLKKGALLNFDPVISVGKFAFPFRDLNNITFTNLNGRFDIRGQQITINPMQINSSLLNMDVAGIYSFGNGTNIAVDVPLRNPKKDEDITDKEEKKARRMKGIVLHLLATDGENGKIKIKLNRNREQTK, from the coding sequence ATGCCCCGCTGGTCTAAAATAACACTGATCGTATTTGCTGCAATTATTGGATTAGTCCTGCTTATCTATGTGGCATTGGCTGTTTATGTAAATGCGAATAAAAAAAGTCTGCTGATTACCGTTACAGAGCGGCTTAACAAAAACCTGAACGGAAAAATGACCATTGAAAGTATGGATCCTACCTTCTTAAAAGGGTTTCCGGGGGTTTCACTCAGTTTGAGAAATGTAGTTTTGAGGGACAGCCTGTGGAATTTGCATCGGCACAATTTACTTGAAGCCAAGGATTTTGATATAGCAGTAAATATAATGGGACTTTTAAGAGGGGCCATTGATATAGAAAAAGTAGGAATCAACAATGCTACAATTTATTTATTTACAGACAGTAATGGTTATACCAATACAGCCGTATTTAAAAAGAATAAGCAACAGAAACAAACTAATGAAAGAGGATCCTCGCCAGCGGAAATCAGAAAAATTACCCTGAACAATGTAGATTTTGTAGTAAACAATCAAAAAGGGCACAAGCTTTTTCAGTTTGTGGTTGATGAGCTTAAGGCAAAAGTTGATTATAAACTGTTAGGTGGCTGGGAAGCAGATCTTAAATTGAAACTGCTGGCCAAAAGTTTGGCCTTTAATACACGACGCGGTAGCTTTATAAAGGATAAGTTGCTTGAAGGCCCTTTTAAGATTAATTATGATGATAATAGTGGAATAGTAACCGTTGCTCCCAATAAGCTAAACATTGGCACAGACCCCTTTATTATTGGTGCTAAATTTGATACTTCAAAGGAGAATACTGAGTTTACCATTAACATTGAGGCACCGGCTATCTTATGGCGTAATGCATCAGCTTTGCTGGCACCAAATATAACCTCGAAACTGAATATGTTTAACCTGGACAGGCCCATTTATGCCAAATGTTTGCTTAAAGGAAATATGGGCCCGGGTGGCGATCCGTTAATTTATGTAGAGGCAATTGTTAAGGACAATGTGCTGACCACACCGGGAGGGGTAGTAGATAAGTGTAATTTTAATGGAGTATTTACTAATAATTACGTAAAAGGGAATGATTTTACAGATGCAAATTCTGCCATCAAACTGTATAATTTTAAAGGAAACTATAAAGAAATTCCATTTTCAATTGACACTGCTTTTGTGGTCAATCTGGATAAGCCCATTGCAAGCGGGATTTTTAAATCACAATTTGACATTTCAAAACTAAACAATGTTGTTGGAGACGAAACTTTAAAGTTTGGCAAGGGGACTGCGAATGTTAACCTGGCTTATAGCGCTGATATTGTAAATTTCAAATTAACTAAACCATTGGTTTCCGGATCAATTGATATTAAAAATGCCGATGTAAGTTATGTACCCAGAAAGCTCAGGTTCAATAATACAGCTATTCTGCTTAATTTCACCAACAACGATCTTTTTATTAAAAATATCCGCCTGCAAAGTGGAAAAAGTATTGTCTTTATGGATGGGAGCATCCGCAACTTTTTGAACCTGTATTATACCGCACCGGAAAAGATACTTTTGAACTGGAAGGTACGTAGTCCTGAAATACATTTGGGTGAATTTATTGGTTTTTTAGGCAGCAGAAAACCTGCTCGCGTAGTAAAAAAAAGAAACGCCGGTAAGAGCACTTTTTCGGAAGACCTGAATGAGGTTTTCGAGAAAAGTAATGTTAATATGAATGTAAGCGTTGACAAGGTATATTACAATAAATTTTTAGCTACCAATGCCAATGCAGATCTGCTGCTTTCTGAATTGGGCATTGCCATTAAAAATGTAAGTGTAAGGCACGCTGGTGGCTTACTTAAATTAAATGGAAACATTAGTCAGAAAGGCTCAATTAACAGGTTTACAATAAATACTACACTAAGCAATGTAGACATCAGAAATTTTTTCTATTCCTTTGATAATTTTGGATTAAAAAGCCTTACATCCCAAAATTTAAGAGGTTTTCTGAACTCCAGGACCAATATTTCGGGTGGTATTACTGACCAGGGTAAACTGGTAGCCAACTCTATGAGTGGCAGTGTTATTTTCGACTTAAAGAAAGGTGCCCTGCTGAATTTTGATCCGGTTATTAGTGTAGGCAAATTTGCTTTTCCTTTCAGGGACCTTAATAACATAACGTTCACCAATCTGAATGGCAGATTTGACATTCGCGGACAACAGATTACCATTAATCCTATGCAGATTAATTCCAGCTTGTTAAATATGGATGTTGCCGGTATATATTCCTTTGGCAATGGTACCAATATAGCGGTAGATGTACCACTAAGAAACCCCAAAAAGGATGAAGATATTACAGATAAAGAAGAGAAAAAAGCCAGACGTATGAAAGGGATCGTTCTACATTTGCTGGCTACCGATGGAGAGAACGGCAAAATTAAAATTAAACTGAACAGAAATAGGGAACAAACAAAGTAA
- a CDS encoding M23 family metallopeptidase: protein MKLILFSLLFLYFKPIAPVTIEQDKERWKPYYTDAAPNAIADSWLLPFDVANRKDIKQMKVISIFGDHRDSYLKGHIHTAIDINPSKPKSKYIGVFPMAKGIICSVHLGENQRTVVVKHKLSNGQIIFTSYKHLKEVYVQNGQQVDQLTQIARLFTPAESKKYGGDYHHLHLEIRKSFDDYGCASWLTMNKIQLNLRFYNPLMFMKEKL, encoded by the coding sequence ATGAAATTGATACTTTTCAGTCTTTTGTTTTTATACTTTAAGCCAATTGCTCCTGTTACAATTGAACAGGACAAAGAAAGGTGGAAACCATATTATACAGATGCAGCCCCTAATGCAATAGCGGATAGCTGGCTATTGCCGTTTGACGTAGCTAACCGTAAAGACATCAAGCAAATGAAGGTAATCAGTATTTTTGGAGACCATAGGGACAGTTATTTAAAAGGACATATTCATACAGCAATAGATATCAATCCTTCAAAACCAAAAAGTAAATATATCGGTGTATTTCCAATGGCCAAAGGAATTATATGTTCTGTGCATCTTGGTGAAAACCAGCGGACTGTAGTTGTTAAGCATAAATTAAGCAATGGACAAATCATATTTACTTCTTACAAACATTTAAAAGAGGTTTATGTACAAAACGGGCAACAGGTAGATCAGCTTACACAAATAGCGCGTTTATTTACACCTGCCGAATCGAAAAAATATGGTGGAGATTATCATCACCTGCACCTGGAAATCCGTAAAAGTTTTGACGATTACGGGTGTGCAAGCTGGCTTACAATGAATAAAATACAATTGAACCTCAGGTTCTATAATCCGCTGATGTTTATGAAAGAAAAACTGTAA
- a CDS encoding serine hydrolase: protein MLRILKFGIYVCVIHLGILTCAVAQQPALPPDLDDYVTKVLQAFQVPGIGLGIVKDGKIVLAKGYGIKKLGDPAPVDENTLFSIASNSKAFTATAIAMLVEEGKLKWEDKVIEHLPWFRMSDDYVSTHLTVRDLFVHHSGLNAYANDILLFPPSTFTRRELLEKLKDVKLKYDFRTVYAYDNILYLAAGEIIAAKTGMSWEDFVKNRIFNKVGMNRSVSKYSSLKNQTNVAYAHAVRDGKLQMLDSFFDMNIGDASNPAGGVVSSAKDMSKWLITQLDSGRTPDQGLLFKPAATQELWKIIRPMPVGQEPEWLKPAQRHFSGYALGFRTYDYRQYQVIGHGGLLTGFVSQIAMVPDLRLGVVVLTNQLSTGAYMAIINYILDYNMKAARFDWLAGYKKEWDKSLVRRDSVQQSRKRIVPNADLHLSLPLEKYAGMYKDGLMGSIVISKGEKGLSMRFVKSPLYEGELSHFHGDMFKVNYKNKNMGEGPFLSFSLNPDLSIREARFISSFSNADSDLEDIVLTPDKKAIMDTTELSRRIKAETNKYKNADFAVAYKDLGTGETFLMNAKTNFHAASTMKTPVMAEVFKQAAKGKFAISDSVVVYNQFKSIAGGGLYKLDPANDSELELYHKIGKKMSIENLLLLMITRSSNLATNILIDKVGAKNVNKTMRSIGAHDIQVLRGVEDGKAFEKGMNNTVTAYDLMLLFEKIAKGDMVNKKASEAMVDILMQQTFRGIIPARLPKEVKVANKTGSITKVLNDSGIVYLPDGREYVLVLLSRGMEEEAAKKTLSSISEYIYNYETSK from the coding sequence ATGTTAAGAATTTTAAAATTTGGTATATACGTGTGCGTAATTCATCTGGGTATTTTGACCTGTGCTGTTGCCCAACAACCGGCCTTACCACCCGATCTTGACGATTATGTAACCAAAGTACTACAGGCTTTTCAGGTGCCCGGCATAGGGTTGGGTATTGTAAAAGATGGTAAAATTGTACTCGCTAAGGGCTATGGGATTAAAAAACTGGGTGATCCTGCCCCGGTTGATGAAAATACCTTATTCAGCATTGCTTCAAATAGTAAAGCCTTTACAGCAACCGCTATAGCCATGTTGGTTGAAGAGGGAAAACTAAAATGGGAAGATAAGGTGATTGAACATTTACCATGGTTCAGGATGTCGGACGATTATGTAAGCACACATTTAACCGTACGGGATCTGTTTGTACACCACAGCGGCTTAAATGCATATGCAAATGATATATTGCTGTTTCCACCTTCTACATTTACCAGACGGGAACTGCTGGAAAAACTAAAGGATGTAAAACTTAAATACGATTTCCGTACGGTTTATGCTTATGATAACATTTTATACCTGGCTGCCGGAGAAATAATAGCTGCTAAAACAGGAATGAGCTGGGAAGATTTTGTAAAAAACAGGATATTCAATAAAGTTGGAATGAACAGAAGCGTAAGCAAGTATTCCAGTTTGAAAAACCAGACGAATGTAGCTTATGCACATGCCGTTAGAGATGGGAAATTACAAATGCTGGATTCATTTTTTGATATGAATATAGGTGATGCCAGTAATCCTGCCGGTGGCGTGGTTTCTTCTGCAAAAGATATGTCTAAATGGTTGATCACGCAATTGGATTCTGGTCGCACACCTGACCAGGGCCTGCTTTTTAAACCCGCCGCTACGCAGGAACTCTGGAAAATTATCCGGCCAATGCCGGTAGGACAGGAGCCGGAATGGCTTAAACCCGCACAAAGGCATTTTTCTGGTTATGCATTGGGCTTCCGTACCTATGATTACCGGCAATACCAGGTAATAGGACATGGTGGCTTATTAACGGGTTTTGTATCGCAGATTGCGATGGTTCCGGATCTTAGGCTGGGTGTAGTGGTACTTACCAATCAGCTTTCTACAGGAGCGTATATGGCCATTATCAATTATATTCTTGATTATAATATGAAAGCTGCACGGTTCGACTGGCTTGCGGGTTATAAAAAGGAATGGGACAAATCTCTGGTTAGAAGAGATTCAGTGCAGCAAAGCAGGAAAAGGATCGTGCCCAATGCAGATCTTCATCTTAGCTTGCCGCTGGAGAAATATGCAGGTATGTATAAAGATGGTTTAATGGGAAGCATTGTGATCAGTAAGGGAGAAAAAGGATTGAGCATGCGATTTGTTAAATCTCCATTGTACGAAGGAGAGCTTAGCCATTTCCATGGCGATATGTTTAAGGTGAATTATAAAAATAAAAATATGGGTGAAGGCCCTTTTCTTTCCTTTTCATTAAATCCGGATCTTAGCATCCGTGAGGCCAGGTTTATCAGTTCTTTTTCCAATGCCGACAGCGATTTGGAAGATATTGTATTGACTCCTGATAAGAAAGCAATTATGGACACTACAGAACTGAGCAGACGTATTAAAGCCGAAACAAACAAGTATAAAAATGCTGATTTTGCGGTAGCGTATAAGGATTTAGGTACCGGTGAGACTTTTTTGATGAATGCAAAAACTAATTTTCATGCGGCCAGTACAATGAAGACACCGGTGATGGCAGAGGTGTTTAAACAGGCAGCTAAAGGCAAATTTGCTATAAGTGATTCAGTTGTGGTTTACAACCAGTTCAAAAGTATTGCAGGCGGAGGCTTGTATAAGCTTGACCCGGCAAATGACAGCGAACTGGAGCTTTATCATAAGATCGGTAAAAAGATGAGTATAGAAAATCTGTTGTTATTGATGATTACCAGGAGCAGTAACCTGGCTACCAATATCCTGATTGATAAAGTAGGTGCGAAAAATGTAAATAAAACCATGCGCAGTATTGGTGCTCATGATATACAGGTACTAAGGGGCGTGGAAGATGGGAAGGCCTTTGAAAAGGGAATGAACAACACGGTAACTGCTTACGACCTGATGTTATTGTTTGAAAAGATTGCCAAGGGGGATATGGTTAATAAAAAAGCCAGTGAAGCTATGGTTGATATTTTGATGCAACAAACTTTTAGAGGGATAATTCCGGCCAGGTTACCCAAAGAAGTTAAGGTAGCCAATAAAACCGGCTCTATTACGAAGGTGCTAAACGATTCGGGTATTGTATATCTTCCTGATGGCAGAGAATATGTATTGGTATTGCTGTCTAGAGGAATGGAAGAAGAGGCGGCAAAAAAAACACTGTCTTCCATTTCTGAGTACATTTATAATTATGAAACCAGTAAGTAA
- a CDS encoding malate:quinone oxidoreductase → MTRKNSNSDKNVDVVLIGAGIMSATLGMLLKELQPDITIDIFERLDVAAAESSDAWNNAGTGHSAFCELNYTPQLTDGSVDTKKAISIAESFEVSKQFWSFLVKSKLVDAPETFIKAIPHMSFVWGDENVDFLKKRYAKLQESDLFKGMVYSEDAAQLADWMPLVMKDRKPTDKVAATRMEIGTDVNFGALTRMMFNKLQTKPDVKLYFHHDVKKLKQKNGLWEVKVKDENTGQKRVVKAKFVFIGAGGGSLPLLEKADIPEGKGFGGFPVSGQWLKCINPEIIEKHNAKVYGKASVGAPPMSVPHLDTRMIDGKKALLFGPYAGFSTRFLKHGSLLDLPLSIKINNIRPMISAGLDNLPLTKYLIDQVRQSPEDRMLALREYLPTAKMEDWELETAGQRVQVIKKDEEHGGILEFGTEVVTAADGSIAALLGASPGASTAVSIMITLMERCFTDQINTPEWQQKLKQMIPSYGEALNGNPQLTENIRTQTSHALGL, encoded by the coding sequence ATGACCCGAAAAAACAGTAATTCTGATAAAAATGTTGATGTTGTATTAATTGGAGCAGGTATTATGAGTGCTACTTTGGGTATGTTGCTCAAAGAACTGCAGCCAGATATTACCATCGATATTTTTGAAAGATTAGATGTTGCAGCGGCTGAAAGTTCTGATGCATGGAACAATGCAGGAACTGGCCACTCTGCTTTTTGTGAATTAAATTATACGCCTCAATTAACCGATGGTTCTGTTGACACTAAAAAAGCCATCTCAATTGCTGAGTCTTTTGAAGTATCGAAACAGTTTTGGTCTTTTCTTGTAAAAAGTAAACTGGTTGATGCACCCGAAACCTTTATTAAGGCAATTCCGCACATGAGCTTTGTTTGGGGGGATGAAAATGTGGATTTCCTGAAAAAAAGATATGCAAAATTACAGGAAAGTGATTTGTTTAAAGGAATGGTTTATTCGGAAGATGCTGCACAGCTTGCTGACTGGATGCCCTTAGTGATGAAGGACCGTAAGCCAACAGATAAGGTTGCCGCTACCAGGATGGAAATTGGTACCGATGTAAATTTTGGCGCCTTAACCCGTATGATGTTTAATAAATTGCAGACCAAACCCGATGTAAAGCTTTATTTTCACCATGATGTAAAGAAACTTAAGCAAAAGAATGGTTTATGGGAAGTAAAGGTTAAGGATGAGAATACCGGGCAAAAAAGAGTGGTTAAAGCCAAATTTGTGTTTATAGGTGCCGGTGGAGGCTCATTGCCACTGCTCGAAAAAGCGGATATACCTGAAGGAAAAGGATTTGGTGGTTTTCCGGTAAGCGGACAATGGTTAAAATGTATAAATCCTGAAATTATAGAAAAGCACAATGCTAAGGTTTATGGAAAAGCATCTGTAGGTGCACCCCCAATGTCTGTACCACATTTGGATACCAGGATGATTGATGGTAAGAAAGCCTTATTGTTTGGCCCTTACGCTGGTTTTTCAACCCGCTTTCTAAAACATGGTTCTTTACTAGATTTACCGCTATCTATAAAAATCAATAACATCCGGCCAATGATATCGGCCGGTCTCGATAATTTGCCCCTTACCAAATACCTGATAGACCAGGTTCGTCAATCTCCTGAAGACAGGATGCTTGCCCTTCGTGAATATTTACCTACTGCAAAAATGGAAGATTGGGAATTGGAAACTGCCGGTCAGCGTGTACAGGTGATTAAAAAGGACGAAGAACATGGAGGGATTCTGGAGTTTGGTACGGAAGTAGTTACTGCAGCTGACGGCTCAATAGCAGCGCTTTTGGGCGCATCACCAGGTGCTTCTACTGCTGTTTCTATTATGATCACCTTAATGGAACGTTGTTTTACCGACCAAATCAATACACCGGAATGGCAGCAAAAGCTGAAACAAATGATACCTTCTTATGGAGAGGCACTGAACGGTAATCCGCAGTTAACAGAAAATATCAGAACACAGACCAGTCATGCGTTAGGCTTGTAA
- a CDS encoding OsmC family protein, translating to MKRNATAVWNGTIKEGSGHLTTGSKVLDQTQYSFNSRFADGIGTNPEELMAAAHAGCFTMKLSLDLTEAGFTPGSLETTGTVTLDNGTITSSNLVLKASIPGISDAQFQEIAAGAKATCPVSRAYSVDITLDASLV from the coding sequence ATGAAACGTAATGCAACTGCCGTTTGGAATGGCACAATAAAAGAAGGTTCAGGCCACCTTACTACCGGAAGCAAAGTACTTGATCAAACCCAGTATTCTTTTAACAGCAGGTTTGCCGATGGCATTGGTACCAATCCTGAAGAACTTATGGCAGCAGCACATGCCGGATGTTTTACCATGAAGCTGAGTCTTGATTTAACTGAGGCTGGTTTTACCCCTGGATCACTGGAAACAACAGGTACAGTAACCCTTGATAACGGAACAATTACAAGTTCAAACCTGGTATTGAAAGCCAGTATCCCTGGAATAAGTGATGCACAGTTTCAGGAAATTGCTGCAGGAGCAAAAGCTACCTGTCCGGTAAGCAGAGCTTATAGTGTTGATATTACACTTGATGCAAGCTTAGTTTAG
- a CDS encoding glutamate-5-semialdehyde dehydrogenase: protein MESIQQQLINAKKAQASIASLSDQRKQDLLTSFAASILAHSAQIIAENLKDLEKMSVSDPKRDRLLLNETRIDELASSLKDVANLEDPTNKILSERRLDNGLHVQKKTVAIGIVGVIYESRPNVTVDVAALCIRSGNVCLLRGGQDAYHTNLIIVSLIQQILEEQGLDKNIVQQLPADRKYILDILQAEKYIDVIIPRGSNQLIEYVRKNSLVPVIETGAGVCHTYVEQTAKLKEAADIVVNAKVSRPSVCNALDTIVVDKLVAKDFLILAAPLLSSYDVEIFADEHSFPVLKELNYPKLNLAAPEDFGREFLDFKCSVKVVEGTDEALQHIAEFSSKHSEAILTEDLSKAERFLNEVDAAAVYLNASTRFTDGQVFGLGAEIGISTQKLHARGPFALEKLVTEKWVIRGSGQIR, encoded by the coding sequence ATGGAATCTATTCAACAACAATTAATCAATGCAAAAAAAGCTCAGGCTTCTATAGCTTCTTTAAGCGATCAAAGAAAGCAGGACCTGCTGACTAGTTTTGCTGCATCTATTTTGGCACACTCGGCCCAGATTATAGCAGAGAATTTAAAAGATCTGGAAAAGATGTCGGTATCGGATCCCAAAAGGGACCGTTTGTTGTTGAATGAAACCAGGATAGATGAGCTTGCCAGTAGTTTAAAAGATGTGGCAAACCTGGAAGATCCTACCAATAAGATCCTTTCTGAGCGCAGACTCGACAATGGACTGCATGTTCAGAAAAAGACAGTAGCCATTGGAATCGTTGGGGTGATCTATGAATCAAGACCCAATGTTACTGTTGATGTCGCAGCTTTATGTATCAGATCAGGGAATGTTTGTTTATTGCGTGGTGGCCAGGATGCCTATCATACCAATCTGATCATAGTTTCTTTAATACAGCAGATTTTGGAAGAGCAGGGGCTTGATAAAAATATTGTGCAACAATTACCTGCTGATAGAAAATACATTCTTGATATCCTTCAAGCCGAAAAATATATTGATGTAATTATTCCGCGTGGCTCAAATCAACTGATTGAATATGTCCGTAAAAATTCGCTTGTACCGGTTATAGAGACCGGTGCGGGTGTTTGCCATACCTATGTAGAGCAAACGGCTAAACTTAAAGAAGCAGCGGACATAGTTGTTAATGCTAAAGTTTCAAGACCTTCTGTATGTAATGCATTGGATACTATTGTGGTTGACAAACTGGTGGCTAAGGATTTTTTAATACTCGCTGCACCTTTATTATCCAGCTATGATGTAGAGATTTTTGCTGATGAGCATTCTTTTCCCGTGTTAAAGGAATTGAATTACCCTAAATTAAACCTGGCTGCTCCTGAAGATTTTGGCAGGGAATTTTTGGATTTTAAATGCTCTGTAAAGGTTGTTGAAGGTACAGATGAAGCTTTGCAGCATATTGCTGAATTTTCTTCCAAACATTCGGAGGCTATTTTAACAGAAGATCTTTCCAAGGCGGAAAGGTTCCTGAATGAAGTTGATGCGGCAGCTGTTTATCTTAATGCTTCGACAAGATTTACTGACGGACAGGTTTTTGGACTTGGTGCGGAGATAGGGATTTCCACTCAAAAACTGCATGCACGCGGTCCTTTTGCGCTTGAAAAACTCGTTACCGAAAAATGGGTAATCAGGGGCAGTGGACAAATCCGGTAA
- the proB gene encoding glutamate 5-kinase, whose translation MNKPILVLKLGTASITTAKGELDEQVVADVTRQVAEIAKDYRLILVSSGAVAAGKKYIKDYKGKIAERKAAASIGNPLLLSTYSKHFLPYHISIAQSLCERQHFSNRRQFLQLKETYEELWKNGVIPIANENDVVSSLELKFSDNDELATLLGVGFGASLILLGTSVPGVLDRGGKVIDKINSINNDIFSLADKNKSDLGLGGMISKLTFAHLATVMGIKVVIFGVRTTDGIINAVQEKTGTVCIPKQGNISARNKWLASGSLVTGRLMVDDGACEAIRKRKSLLAVGVLSVIEKFSDGEIFEITDAQQNIVAVARAKTSSDTLIENSKQRNLEIANASDIVIL comes from the coding sequence ATGAACAAGCCTATACTCGTTTTGAAATTAGGTACTGCCTCCATCACCACGGCAAAGGGAGAGCTTGATGAACAGGTAGTTGCAGATGTAACCAGGCAAGTTGCAGAGATTGCAAAAGATTACCGGTTGATACTTGTTTCTTCGGGGGCCGTAGCTGCCGGTAAAAAATATATTAAAGATTATAAGGGTAAAATTGCAGAACGTAAAGCAGCTGCTTCTATTGGAAACCCCTTATTACTCAGCACTTACTCCAAACACTTTTTACCTTATCATATCTCTATTGCACAAAGTTTATGTGAAAGGCAGCATTTTTCTAACCGTAGACAGTTTTTACAGTTAAAAGAAACTTATGAGGAATTATGGAAAAATGGCGTAATTCCTATTGCCAATGAAAATGATGTGGTGAGTAGCCTGGAATTGAAATTTTCAGATAATGATGAGCTGGCCACTTTACTTGGCGTTGGTTTTGGGGCTTCTTTAATTTTACTTGGCACCTCTGTTCCTGGCGTTCTGGATAGGGGAGGCAAGGTAATTGATAAAATTAATAGCATTAACAATGATATATTCTCGCTGGCTGACAAGAATAAATCTGATCTTGGTCTGGGTGGGATGATCTCTAAACTAACCTTTGCCCATCTGGCAACAGTGATGGGAATCAAAGTAGTTATATTTGGTGTTCGTACAACTGATGGGATCATCAATGCTGTTCAGGAAAAAACAGGTACAGTTTGTATCCCTAAACAGGGTAACATATCGGCCAGAAACAAATGGCTGGCCAGTGGCAGCCTGGTTACCGGAAGATTAATGGTTGATGATGGTGCCTGTGAAGCAATAAGGAAACGTAAAAGTTTGCTTGCAGTAGGGGTGTTATCCGTTATTGAAAAATTCAGTGATGGCGAGATTTTTGAAATCACTGATGCTCAACAGAATATAGTTGCTGTGGCACGTGCTAAAACCTCGTCCGACACCCTCATTGAAAATTCGAAACAACGTAATCTGGAAATTGCAAATGCCAGTGATATTGTAATATTATAA